ACGGATCTACCTTCTCTTGCAAATCTCCCGGTAGGAAGCCCAGGTTCTCTCCAGCCTCAACAGCCGGGCGTGTAAGCACGATCCGCTTAACCGAGCCTTCCTTCAGCGCCGTCACCGCCAGGACCACAGCCAGATAAGTCTTGCCTGTGCCCGCCGGGCCGATGCCGAAGACGATATCACGTTTTTTGATGGTGCTCACATAATGCTTCTGGCCAATCGTTTTGACACGGATCGGCTTGCCGCGGAAAGTCGTCGTAATTTCGCCCTTGAACAGGTCAAGCAGCTGGTCGGCCCGAAAATCCTTCGCCAGCTCCACGGCGTACTGCACATCGCGTTCGCTCAATAGGTAACCCCCGCGTACGAGTGACAACAGCACGTTGAAGAGCTGGCCCAGCATGTCCACTTCCCGCTCCGTACCGCGAATCGTAATTTCGGCCTCGCGCGAGTTAATGACTGCCGGAATTTCTTTCTCGATGATTTTCAGGAAACTGTCCTGCGGGCCGAACAGGGATTGCGCTTCTCCCGCATTGTGCAAAGATATTTGAATGCTTGCAGTCTGTTCTGACAAGTAGCCTCATTCTCCTCAATTGTTTACTATCGGAAGTTCTTCCGCGATTCTCTCTTCCACCTCAAACAGCACTTTCATATAAACTTTACCATTCTCTTTCTTCTCATGCAAAATTTTTTGACTTTTGATGACGCTATCAGCACCGTAACGCGCCAAAATATCGCTCTTAGCCCGCGTCAATCCTTCCGCCCGGGCAGCCTCCGGAGTAAGCGCTTCAGCGGTTGCCTTGATCTCCAGCTCCTTCTCGGTCATCAGGCCCAGCGGCAGCTGCAAGGTGCGCCACGACAGCATATCGGGCTCTGTAAGCGTACGTGATTTCGCAAACCCGGAGTCCCCGTAGCCCCACAGCTGAATCGCCCACTTGCCGAGAACGAGATAAGTGCGGTCCTTGCGTTCTCCTGTATAAGCGCTGCCCGTCCTTTTGAGCGGCACCTCCAGATTATATTCATGCCACACCAGGCCTTTAACCTCGCCTTTGGCAACTACGAACTCTGTATTCTCCTCGTCACCCAGCGCTCCCGAGATGAGGATGTCCCCTTTTTTGACCCACGAATTCCGGCTGACCACCGGTCTGCCCTGCTCCGCATAGATTTCGGTCACGACCGCATCCGTGCGGCTGATGAGATGGCGCTGGCTGAGCAGCGGTTTATTCTCCGGGCGGTCGGCTTCGACGACCTGAATGGTAATGCTCGTCCCGGTCCGGTGGAACCCGGCCCATGTCAAGCCCGGAACCAGACTGGTCAGCCCCCGGGACAGCTCGTCCGACTCCTGCATGCGCCAAATCCACTGAAACGGGTATACCCCTTCCTGGCGTGCGGCTTCGAGGATGTCTTCGGTCGGAATGCGCGTATTCCCTTCAACCTTGACGCTCCAGATCATCGAGGAGAGCAGCAGCAGACCCACACCGAAGATGAGCATTCCTGCGGCAAAAAACTTCCGTCTCCACAAGCGTGCGATGCTGAACGGAAGTCCGTTCCTGGCTGTAACATGCATGCGGCAGCCTGTCTTTTTGAGGAGCGGGCGAAGCCGGAAAAAGTCATCCAGCAGCAGATTCAAAGAAGCGCCGTCCCCGGCAGGCCTCACATCCCAGATGATGATGCCCGCTCCAGTTACAGCATTAATGAATTTCTCCACCTGCGGTCCGCTCACATGCAGTGTAACGAACCCCCGCAGTGATGACAGAGGCGGCTCTTTCATGGATTCTCCCCACTTTCCTTATATCTGATTTCACCGATAGTTCCAATGACGGCAAGCTCCTGGCCCAGAATATTGCGGATGACCAGCCCCTCGCCGGAAATCTCCAGAACGCCTTGGGTTAATGCCAGCCTCAGCTGCTCCGAAGAGAAATGCAGCAAGCCGCGGTGGTTCTCAATATACAGCTCCTTATTGCCGATCAGGGTGATCCGGGGCATCTCCTGCAGCACATCCTGCGGAAGATCCAGTACCCCGTTTGTCCATCCCCGCAGCCTGCGGCCGATACGGGTCATAAGTAGACGCTCCCCCTTCCTGCCTTCTGTACACCTTATGCGGTGGAGCGTCTGTTTATGAGAAGAACTCACACGTATCGTCCGGCCAAAAACAGAAAAAAGCCTGAATCCCATCCTGTTAAGGAATTGATCCAGGCTTATGTGCAGCATAACATGTTGATTGATAAGCTCAGGCATAGTCTTAGCGCCGCGTGGAATGCGGCTGGCGGGCACGGGGCGGACCCAGTATCTCCGCCCACATCAGGCCGCTGCGCAGCGCGTCACGGTCGCCTGTGAGCGGATGGACAGCATATGCCGATGATGCTGCATCTCCGTCCTCCCCGCCTGCTTCGGAGCCCGCAGACGGGACCGCAGCCGCCATTCCGTCGAAGGCAGCCTGCAGCTTCTCCAGCTCCCGCTCCATACGTTCTGTGCGGGCCTCTACGCTGTCCAAGTCATCGGCCTGCTCCAGTGATACGCCTTCGCCTGTCTCGTCATCGGAAGATAGCTGCTCAGCCTCAGCCCATGCTGGCGGAGAAGGGGCCTCCTGCATATCTGGCTGCGGAGCAGGCCGGTCCGGGCCCGCCCTTGTCCCGGCAGGCGCCGGGAAGCCGCTGCCCGGCTGTTCCGCGCGTCCGGCCTTCCGGCGGCGGGGCAGCATATTGCCGGTATCCCCGCCGCCGCCAAAGGTAGGCATCCCCCCGCGCGGAACTGACTTGTCTTTGTCTCTCTTTTTGTTCAGACGGGTAATGATCGCAAAGCCCGCAAGCACCAGGAAATAGACTACGCCGCTCATGGAGGCTCACCTCCCTTTATTTATGGGGCGGACGGCTGCTGTCGTCCCCATCGTTTAGTTTGCCAAGGGAGCCTCGCATCTGCGTGTCCGCCTCGATGTTTTTAAGATTCATATAATCCATCACACCAAGCTTGCCGGAGCGCAGCGCTTCGGCCATCGCCAGCGGAACCTGGGATTCGGATTCAACGACCAGCGCCTTCATCTCAACCACGCGGGCCTTCATTTCCTGCTCATGGGCAACCGCCATCGCCCGGCGTTCTTCAGCCTTCGCCTGGGCGATGCGCTTATCCGCTTCTGCCTGCTCAGTCTGAAGGTACGCACCAATGTTCTTGCCTACATCCACATCTGCAATATCTATGGACAGAATTTCAAAGGCCGTCCCTGAGTCGAGACCCTTGGATAAAACGGTGCGGGAGATAGAATCCGGATTCTCAAGCACATCTTTATGCGAATTACTGGAGCCGACTGTGGTTACAATCCCCTCGCCGACGCGGGCAATAATCGTCTCTTCGCCCGCACCGCCGACCAACCGGTCGATATTGGCCCGCACCGTCACCCGTGCTTTGACCTTGACTTCAATCCCGTTCTTGGCCACAGCCGCAACAATCGGCGTCTCAATGACACGCGGGTTAACACTCATCTGAACTGCCAGCAGCACATCGCGTCCGGCCAGATCAATGGCGGCGGCACGTGTGAATTCCAGCGGAATATCCGCTCTCTGGGCGGCAATCAGCGCGTTCACTACCCGGTCTACATTCCCTCCGGCCAGATAATGGCTCTCCAGCTGATTGATATTCAGCCCCAGCCCGGCCTTGGTCGCCTTAATCAGCGGATTGACAATCCGGCTCGGTGTTACCCGGCGCAGACGCATCGCTACCAGCGTGATAAT
This genomic interval from Paenibacillus sp. FSL H8-0332 contains the following:
- a CDS encoding PhoH family protein — protein: MSEQTASIQISLHNAGEAQSLFGPQDSFLKIIEKEIPAVINSREAEITIRGTEREVDMLGQLFNVLLSLVRGGYLLSERDVQYAVELAKDFRADQLLDLFKGEITTTFRGKPIRVKTIGQKHYVSTIKKRDIVFGIGPAGTGKTYLAVVLAVTALKEGSVKRIVLTRPAVEAGENLGFLPGDLQEKVDPYLRPLYDALYDVMGPDQVAKALERGLIEIAPLAYMRGRTLEDAFIILDEAQNTTPEQMKMFLTRLGFGSKMVITGDVTQIDLPRGKKSGLIEAKTILSGIEELGFVYFAEQDVVRHSLVQKIIVAYDRSAENLQ
- the yqfD gene encoding sporulation protein YqfD gives rise to the protein MKEPPLSSLRGFVTLHVSGPQVEKFINAVTGAGIIIWDVRPAGDGASLNLLLDDFFRLRPLLKKTGCRMHVTARNGLPFSIARLWRRKFFAAGMLIFGVGLLLLSSMIWSVKVEGNTRIPTEDILEAARQEGVYPFQWIWRMQESDELSRGLTSLVPGLTWAGFHRTGTSITIQVVEADRPENKPLLSQRHLISRTDAVVTEIYAEQGRPVVSRNSWVKKGDILISGALGDEENTEFVVAKGEVKGLVWHEYNLEVPLKRTGSAYTGERKDRTYLVLGKWAIQLWGYGDSGFAKSRTLTEPDMLSWRTLQLPLGLMTEKELEIKATAEALTPEAARAEGLTRAKSDILARYGADSVIKSQKILHEKKENGKVYMKVLFEVEERIAEELPIVNN
- the yqfC gene encoding sporulation protein YqfC, giving the protein MTRIGRRLRGWTNGVLDLPQDVLQEMPRITLIGNKELYIENHRGLLHFSSEQLRLALTQGVLEISGEGLVIRNILGQELAVIGTIGEIRYKESGENP
- the floA gene encoding flotillin-like protein FloA (flotillin-like protein involved in membrane lipid rafts); translation: MLEASMITFLLIAVAVIVVLSVFFSFFPVMLWVSAWASGVKISIITLVAMRLRRVTPSRIVNPLIKATKAGLGLNINQLESHYLAGGNVDRVVNALIAAQRADIPLEFTRAAAIDLAGRDVLLAVQMSVNPRVIETPIVAAVAKNGIEVKVKARVTVRANIDRLVGGAGEETIIARVGEGIVTTVGSSNSHKDVLENPDSISRTVLSKGLDSGTAFEILSIDIADVDVGKNIGAYLQTEQAEADKRIAQAKAEERRAMAVAHEQEMKARVVEMKALVVESESQVPLAMAEALRSGKLGVMDYMNLKNIEADTQMRGSLGKLNDGDDSSRPPHK